The following are from one region of the Treponema denticola genome:
- a CDS encoding HNH endonuclease, producing MAVQKYYCKWQGCKTLLDVPGYCLKHKPMVEEREAARTEKRINNFKNAKRTNYLFYKTKEWRELRSKVLKEQKQCVLCASSCKSLHVDHIVPPRGDRDLFFNINNLQVLCESCHRIKTAKEINGQKKSKEKIREWLKGYLQG from the coding sequence ATGGCTGTACAGAAATATTATTGTAAATGGCAAGGTTGCAAAACTTTACTTGATGTTCCGGGTTATTGTTTAAAACATAAACCTATGGTAGAGGAGCGGGAAGCAGCACGCACAGAGAAAAGAATAAATAATTTTAAAAATGCAAAACGAACTAATTATTTATTTTATAAAACAAAAGAATGGCGAGAGTTGAGATCTAAGGTTTTAAAAGAACAAAAACAATGTGTGTTGTGTGCTAGTAGTTGTAAATCATTACATGTTGATCACATCGTACCGCCCAGAGGAGATAGAGATTTATTTTTTAACATAAATAATTTACAAGTTTTATGTGAAAGCTGCCATAGAATTAAAACAGCAAAAGAAATAAACGGACAAAAAAAATCTAAAGAAAAAATAAGAGAATGGTTAAAAGGATATTTACAGGGTTAA